From the Lolium rigidum isolate FL_2022 chromosome 2, APGP_CSIRO_Lrig_0.1, whole genome shotgun sequence genome, one window contains:
- the LOC124689249 gene encoding BTB/POZ and MATH domain-containing protein 2-like, which translates to MSSYLSRLVDYLSRSFFPTRSPPSASSKTSSDVVVRTGEKLFEVVGHSLIEDTRRISECFHVGGYDWAVCYYPNGVASSIPDGQFASVFLMLMSDCESKVKASFTFSLLQDPAASPATGDGEKNKIHVTLTHSFISKGAKSGLDKFVSKADLAALEYLKDDCLVIKCNLEVIGDRENAIGSIIVPPSSLNTDLLNLLETGHKADLTINIVGSFRRFKVHGCMLAARSPVFRALLCGSMMESKQSRLSIDDTDADVFELLLYYIYHDCLPESMDEATEEATNMAQHLFVAADRYGVERLKLMCQSKLSQSLDVDTVGFVLDLAERCNCCKLKAHCLSYIERNCNRWPAIEETQGFAQLKVNHPLLAQDILAKARRRSKNKRNRKKTGNKLQKK; encoded by the coding sequence ATGTCGAGCTACCTATCTAGGCTCGTCGATTACCTTTCTCGAAGCTTCTTCCCCACGCGATCGCCGCCCTCGGCGTCAAGCAAGACCTCGTCGGACGTGGTCGTGCGCACCGGCGAGAAGCTGTTCGAGGTCGTCGGCCACTCGTTGATCGAAGATACAAGAAGGATCTCGGAGTGCTTCCATGTGGGCGGCTACGACTGGGCTGTCTGCTACTACCCGAACGGCGTTGCCTCCTCTATTCCTGATGGGCAGTTTGCGTCTGTGTTTCTCATGTTGATGAGCGACTGCGAGAGCAAGGTCAAGGCGTCCTTCACGTTCAGCCTGCTGCAGGACCCTGCCGCATCACCGGCGACTGGGGATGGGGAGAAGAACAAAATTCACGTCACTCTCACCCATAGCTTCATATCCAAGGGTGCTAAGTCGGGTCTGGACAAGTTCGTGAGTAAAGCAGATTTGGCAGCGTTAGAATATCTCAAGGATGATTGCCTAGTGATTAAGTGCAACCTCGAGGTCATTGGCGACCGTGAGAATGCTATCGGCAGTATCATTGTGCCACCATCCAGCCTGAACACCGATCTCCTCAACCTTCTGGAGACGGGCCATAAGGCAGACCTGACTATCAATATTGTTGGCAGCTTCAGAAGATTTAAGGTGCACGGGTGCATGCTAGCTGCGCGATCTCCGGTCTTCCGTGCGCTGCTGTGTGGCTCCATGatggagagcaaacaaagcagactCAGCATTGACGATACGGATGCCGATGTTTTCGAGCTTCTGTTGTATTACATATACCACGATTGTCTGCCGGAGTCCATGGATGAGGCCACGGAAGAGGCGACAAACATGGCGCAACATTTGTTTGTCGCCGCTGATCGGTACGGCGTGGAGAGGCTTAAACTGATGTGCCAGAGCAAGCTTAGCCAGTCACTAGATGTCGACACCGTGGGTTTCGTTTTGGATCTTGCAGAACGATGCAACTGCTGTAAACTGAAGGCTCACTGTCTCAGCTACATAGAAAGGAATTGCAACAGGTGGCCAGCTATCGAAGAAACACAAGGGTTCGCACAACTAAAGGTCAACCATCCGCTCCTCGCGCAGGACATTCTTGCCAAGGCGCGACGACGTAGCAAGAACAAGCGGAATAGGAAGAAGACCGGAAACAAGCTCCAGAAGAAATAA